The Prevotella melaninogenica genome has a segment encoding these proteins:
- a CDS encoding DEAD/DEAH box helicase: MDYKEFYQQDITLRDYQLKAKEEIFSRWNIANNILYQMPTGTGKTRLFTSIIRDINVWGLRHNIFFRILIIAHRSELIEQCSNSLSKYRIDHGVLAGTMKEMRDPTKPIQVASIQTITHASNRSLINDLSFNFIIIDEAHHAIAHSYKKLWHFCPDAKKLGVTASPWRMNNCGFSSLFDAYIPSMPIKDFIKKGWLASYQYYSIPINSKVIESINTIREFDIDGDYKTKALIDVIDTSKIRAQLYDSYKKNAFGKKGIIYSISRSHSEHICEQYRAHGVKIEKIDSKTPPQHRYNIIQAFKNGDIDIIVNVDIFSEGFDCPDIEFIQLARPTKSLVKYIQQVGRGLRKNGNKQCIILDNVGMYSQFGLPDEDRDWESYFYGEEKNINVQRSTLRQTQSIHDYVEVDMSEGKEDMILIQDIPIPLNPSSTTDSCNSIESFQSEENELITKHQFSILSKPFCSGKYMIEETEDGFHIINVRSKNRMFLVKTNTLPGGMIIVNKESDKKTFTIIKALTSSTINSPTSKIIGTLQKEGLIMKFTAFDKTITNTRVKV; the protein is encoded by the coding sequence ATGGATTATAAGGAGTTTTATCAGCAAGACATCACATTACGTGATTACCAGCTAAAAGCTAAAGAAGAAATCTTTAGCCGATGGAATATTGCTAACAACATTTTGTACCAGATGCCTACTGGTACAGGTAAAACTCGTTTATTTACGTCCATCATTCGAGACATCAATGTATGGGGACTTCGTCATAATATCTTTTTCCGTATACTCATAATAGCTCATAGAAGCGAACTTATAGAACAATGCTCTAATAGTCTATCGAAATACAGAATCGACCATGGAGTATTAGCTGGAACTATGAAAGAGATGCGTGACCCAACAAAACCCATACAGGTTGCATCCATACAAACAATAACACACGCTTCTAACAGGAGTCTTATTAATGATTTAAGCTTTAATTTTATAATCATTGATGAGGCACACCACGCCATTGCACACTCATATAAGAAACTTTGGCACTTCTGTCCCGACGCAAAGAAACTCGGTGTAACGGCTTCTCCATGGAGAATGAATAACTGCGGCTTCTCAAGCCTATTTGATGCATATATCCCTTCTATGCCTATCAAGGATTTTATAAAAAAAGGATGGCTTGCATCATATCAGTACTACTCTATCCCTATAAATTCTAAAGTTATTGAATCAATTAATACCATTAGAGAGTTTGATATTGATGGAGACTATAAGACAAAAGCACTTATAGATGTTATAGATACTTCTAAGATTCGTGCCCAACTGTATGATAGCTATAAAAAAAATGCATTTGGTAAAAAAGGTATAATCTATAGTATCTCCCGCTCACATAGCGAACATATTTGTGAACAATACAGAGCCCATGGTGTAAAAATCGAGAAAATAGATAGTAAAACTCCACCACAACACCGTTATAATATAATCCAAGCTTTTAAGAATGGTGACATTGATATCATTGTTAACGTAGACATATTTTCGGAAGGTTTTGATTGTCCAGATATAGAGTTCATACAATTGGCAAGACCAACAAAGTCTTTAGTTAAGTATATACAACAGGTTGGAAGAGGTTTGCGTAAGAATGGAAACAAACAGTGTATTATATTGGACAATGTCGGTATGTACTCTCAATTTGGACTACCTGATGAAGACCGAGATTGGGAGTCATACTTTTACGGAGAAGAAAAAAACATCAATGTTCAAAGGAGTACTTTGAGGCAAACACAAAGTATACATGATTATGTTGAAGTAGATATGAGCGAAGGGAAAGAGGATATGATTCTTATTCAAGATATCCCCATACCCCTAAACCCTTCATCAACCACAGATTCATGTAACTCAATAGAGTCATTCCAATCAGAAGAGAATGAGCTCATTACCAAGCATCAGTTTTCTATATTGAGCAAGCCTTTCTGTTCAGGTAAATACATGATAGAAGAAACCGAGGATGGCTTCCATATAATCAATGTGCGTAGCAAAAATCGCATGTTTCTTGTAAAAACAAATACTTTGCCAGGGGGAATGATCATAGTAAATAAAGAATCAGATAAGAAGACCTTTACTATTATAAAAGCATTGACATCATCAACTATAAATTCTCCAACAAGCAAAATAATAGGCACCTTACAAAAGGAGGGATTAATTATGAAGTTTACTGCTTTTGACAAAACTATAACGAACACAAGAGTTAAAGTATAA
- the rbr gene encoding rubrerythrin — MKKKFICTVCGYIHEGTEAPAECPVCHAKAEKFKEFNPEALKGTKTEQNLKDAFAGESQAHTKYLYYASKAKKDGYEQIAGFFEETARNEKEHAKIWFKFLHEGDIPTTTQNLADAAAGENYEWTDMYEQMAKDAMEEGFPELAVKFRSVGKVEKHHEERYRKLLKNIEDSVVFSREGDCIWQCRNCGHIVIGKKAPAVCPVCNHPQSFFQVEESNY, encoded by the coding sequence ATGAAAAAGAAATTTATTTGCACCGTTTGTGGTTACATCCACGAGGGAACAGAGGCTCCAGCAGAATGCCCAGTATGTCACGCTAAGGCTGAGAAGTTCAAGGAGTTCAACCCAGAGGCTTTGAAGGGTACTAAGACTGAGCAGAACCTTAAGGACGCTTTCGCTGGTGAGAGCCAGGCACACACTAAGTATCTCTACTATGCTTCAAAAGCTAAGAAGGACGGCTATGAGCAGATTGCAGGTTTCTTCGAGGAGACAGCACGCAACGAGAAAGAGCATGCTAAGATTTGGTTCAAGTTCCTCCATGAGGGTGATATCCCAACAACAACTCAGAATCTCGCTGACGCAGCAGCTGGTGAGAACTACGAGTGGACCGATATGTACGAGCAGATGGCAAAGGATGCTATGGAAGAAGGCTTCCCTGAGTTGGCAGTTAAGTTCCGCAGCGTTGGTAAGGTTGAGAAGCACCACGAGGAGCGTTACCGCAAGCTCTTGAAGAACATCGAGGATAGCGTAGTATTCTCTCGTGAGGGCGACTGCATCTGGCAGTGCCGCAACTGTGGTCACATCGTTATCGGCAAGAAGGCTCCAGCTGTTTGCCCTGTATGTAACCACCCACAGAGCTTCTTCCAGGTTGAGGAGTCAAACTACTAA
- a CDS encoding DGQHR domain-containing protein, which translates to MALLTPTQIQSIKEHMTDDPSVLTKKFKAKKTPYETRSISLNELEGYLSEGWEEVSTSKHKAKIQKLKPIDIRFEDDIWCMFYNLGFRILNYDENLVIPWGKNSEDRHQIDIVAVGEEAIFVVECKATENIKQASFKKEIGEICLYKEGVMRVLKEIYGQEKKVKFIFATRNYTYPEDCYDERRLIDNKIFQFTDNTYDYVNSLIKSYKSTVIYQFYGLMFQHERINNEKIRIPALRGSMGGHEYFMLSIEPAKLLKIGFVLHRTKVNTQISMPTYQRLLVPSRLKGIGEFIDKGGYFPNTVIVNFDDSNKKNRVQFEQAAGGSDNTKTKLGYLTIPNAYCIAYIIDGQHRVYGYAGSKYKDTNTIPVVAFNGLPSDEQLKIFMDINEHQKAVSPGLRLDLNEDLNWNSPRLDSRLKALRSSIIKQLATGNNSVLTRKISIGEDTAKLTFKPFDTALSQSSLLPKATSKEFTKHTDVCLYNTKCIEHNKAMNDSQKRISNLIKECYAYVYYKMNEEYSEEYEQFIECNRGTYAFISLISSFNEHLIHQHALTQNSSTKEQKEKMAPYFDALIDYICNIPADDKSQILLIKGAGADTFWLRKYQNAIRQKISSYNPEGLTEWIETQDKDLQEQGKSYGKAIEKLIKNKVLLKLEDLYGSTWESQIKSIKGKCFMRMNDSEDEDQEWTEYLNMQDLKEIIDNKWHTQKENDENFKTFEQEFSIKVTDSFRTKSDKIKWLNDLISFSKSWTTIKGRALNRVEIDEMSVILQSLAPADEV; encoded by the coding sequence ATGGCACTATTAACACCAACTCAAATCCAGAGTATAAAAGAACATATGACAGATGATCCCTCTGTTCTTACAAAGAAGTTCAAGGCAAAGAAAACTCCTTATGAAACAAGAAGTATTTCTTTGAATGAATTAGAAGGCTATCTTAGTGAAGGTTGGGAAGAGGTTTCTACTTCTAAACACAAAGCAAAGATTCAAAAACTTAAACCTATAGACATCCGTTTTGAAGATGATATCTGGTGTATGTTCTATAACCTCGGCTTCAGAATATTGAATTATGACGAAAATTTGGTCATCCCATGGGGCAAAAATTCAGAAGATAGACATCAAATTGATATCGTAGCAGTTGGTGAAGAAGCCATTTTCGTTGTAGAATGCAAAGCTACTGAAAACATAAAACAAGCTTCTTTCAAAAAGGAAATAGGAGAAATATGCCTTTACAAAGAAGGGGTAATGCGTGTTTTAAAAGAAATCTATGGGCAAGAGAAAAAGGTGAAGTTTATCTTCGCTACAAGAAACTATACATATCCTGAAGATTGCTACGATGAAAGACGCTTGATTGATAATAAGATATTTCAGTTTACAGATAACACATATGACTATGTGAACAGTTTGATCAAGTCCTACAAATCCACTGTAATATATCAGTTCTATGGACTCATGTTTCAGCATGAAAGAATAAACAATGAGAAAATTCGCATCCCTGCGCTTCGAGGTAGTATGGGAGGACACGAATACTTTATGCTATCTATAGAGCCTGCTAAATTGCTCAAAATTGGATTCGTACTACATCGAACAAAAGTAAACACTCAGATCTCAATGCCTACGTACCAACGACTACTCGTCCCTTCAAGACTCAAAGGAATTGGTGAGTTTATAGATAAAGGAGGATATTTCCCAAACACAGTTATCGTTAATTTTGACGATTCAAATAAGAAGAACAGAGTACAGTTTGAACAAGCTGCTGGAGGAAGTGATAACACAAAAACAAAATTGGGATACCTTACTATTCCAAATGCATATTGTATTGCATATATTATAGACGGACAGCATCGCGTTTATGGCTATGCAGGCTCAAAGTATAAAGACACAAATACAATACCCGTAGTAGCTTTTAATGGCTTACCATCTGATGAGCAGTTGAAAATTTTTATGGATATCAATGAGCACCAGAAAGCTGTAAGCCCAGGCTTACGCCTTGACTTAAATGAGGACTTAAACTGGAACTCTCCACGTCTTGACTCCAGACTCAAAGCCTTACGCTCATCTATTATCAAACAATTAGCTACAGGAAATAATAGCGTTTTAACAAGAAAAATTTCTATTGGTGAGGATACTGCTAAGCTTACTTTCAAGCCCTTTGACACTGCATTATCACAGTCATCTCTACTTCCCAAAGCAACATCAAAAGAGTTTACCAAACATACCGATGTTTGTCTCTATAACACAAAGTGCATAGAGCATAATAAAGCTATGAACGATTCTCAAAAACGCATATCAAATCTCATTAAGGAGTGCTATGCCTATGTCTACTACAAAATGAATGAAGAGTATTCTGAAGAGTATGAGCAGTTTATAGAATGTAACCGAGGTACGTATGCATTCATATCCCTTATATCTTCATTTAATGAACACCTCATTCATCAACATGCTCTTACTCAAAATTCAAGCACGAAGGAGCAGAAAGAGAAGATGGCTCCCTATTTTGATGCCTTAATAGACTATATATGCAATATACCAGCGGATGACAAGAGCCAGATTTTACTCATAAAGGGAGCAGGAGCAGACACTTTCTGGCTCAGAAAATATCAAAATGCAATTCGCCAAAAGATATCCTCTTATAATCCTGAAGGTTTGACAGAATGGATTGAAACGCAGGACAAAGACCTTCAAGAGCAAGGTAAATCATATGGCAAAGCTATAGAAAAACTGATAAAAAATAAAGTATTGTTGAAATTGGAAGATTTATATGGAAGTACATGGGAAAGTCAGATAAAATCCATAAAAGGGAAATGCTTTATGCGAATGAATGATAGTGAAGACGAAGATCAAGAATGGACTGAGTATTTGAACATGCAAGACCTCAAGGAAATCATTGATAATAAATGGCATACCCAAAAAGAGAATGATGAGAATTTTAAGACATTTGAACAGGAGTTCTCCATTAAAGTAACAGACTCTTTTAGGACAAAGTCAGATAAGATAAAATGGTTAAACGACCTTATTTCTTTTAGTAAGTCTTGGACTACAATCAAAGGTCGTGCTCTAAATCGAGTCGAGATTGATGAGATGAGTGTTATTCTACAATCACTTGCCCCTGCAGACGAGGTATAA
- a CDS encoding Fic family protein, with the protein MKHQYIWQNADLRKMTWQDNALSSLISDVSLRRGSLLGRLSMFGFKEQGESMLDSLTEEIIHSSEIEGESLNRDSVRSSVARQLGLEHDGLPKTDHYIEGVVQVMLDATQYFQESLTKERLFGWHSALFPTGYSGMYKITVGDWRKGKEAMQVVSGAMGRQKVHYEAPPSSDVPQLMKQLLTWIDDATLGIDPLIKAAVAHLWFVTIHPFDDGNGRLCRTVTEMLLSRADNTSQRYYSLSSEILNHRKDYYTQLEKAQHGGLDITEWIVWFLETLRKALDTALEKTEGIIRKVRFWDEHKDLQLNDRQRKVLNMLLDGFEGKLTSSKWYKINHCSQDTATRDLNDLVKKNILKKSSEGGRSTAYEMLI; encoded by the coding sequence ATGAAGCATCAATATATATGGCAGAATGCGGATTTGCGTAAGATGACATGGCAAGACAACGCCCTTAGTTCACTTATCTCCGATGTTAGTCTTCGGCGAGGAAGCTTACTCGGTAGACTTTCTATGTTCGGATTTAAAGAGCAGGGAGAGTCTATGCTGGACTCGCTAACGGAAGAGATTATTCATTCATCTGAGATAGAAGGAGAAAGCCTTAATAGAGATAGTGTACGTTCGTCTGTCGCTCGACAGTTAGGACTCGAACATGATGGTTTGCCCAAAACTGATCATTATATCGAGGGTGTCGTACAAGTGATGCTCGATGCTACCCAGTATTTCCAAGAGTCACTTACCAAAGAGAGGCTCTTTGGCTGGCATTCTGCCCTATTCCCAACAGGATATAGTGGAATGTATAAGATTACCGTGGGCGATTGGCGAAAAGGTAAAGAGGCGATGCAGGTAGTGTCGGGAGCTATGGGGCGACAGAAAGTGCATTATGAAGCGCCACCAAGTAGTGATGTGCCACAGCTGATGAAACAACTATTGACATGGATTGACGACGCAACGCTTGGTATTGACCCATTAATAAAAGCGGCTGTAGCCCACCTCTGGTTTGTCACAATCCACCCTTTCGATGATGGTAACGGACGACTCTGCCGTACGGTAACTGAGATGTTACTATCACGGGCTGACAATACCTCACAAAGATATTACAGCCTTTCGTCTGAGATTCTCAATCATCGAAAAGACTACTATACACAATTAGAGAAGGCACAACACGGCGGATTAGACATCACAGAATGGATTGTATGGTTCCTTGAAACACTCCGTAAGGCTTTAGATACTGCACTTGAAAAGACGGAAGGCATCATCAGAAAGGTGCGCTTTTGGGATGAGCATAAGGACCTTCAACTAAACGACCGACAAAGAAAGGTGCTCAACATGCTCCTCGATGGTTTTGAAGGAAAGCTGACTTCCTCTAAGTGGTACAAGATAAATCACTGTTCACAAGATACCGCAACTCGTGACCTCAACGACCTTGTCAAAAAGAATATATTGAAGAAAAGTAGTGAGGGAGGACGTAGCACCGCCTATGAAATGCTGATATAA
- a CDS encoding DNA adenine methylase: MAIKDEPKTIKVAKPFVKWAGGKGSLVKLLSTHLPDDFCNQDSITYIEPFVGGGAMLFYMLTHFTNIHRVVINDVNKDLIFCYNLIKNNPQTLIKQLKLIEKEYLQLPNMDEKSRYYYKVRDDYNNKEIIDKEKAAFFLFLNKTCFNGLYRVNTSGKFNVPFGKYKNPTICDEKLILADHKLLEKVEIYTGDYSNITKHLGQNYNYIYIDPPYRPLSGTAHFKEYSHNIFDDKEQERLKEFCDIMTDRGCKIMQSNSNSMDSHGESYFTKLYQGYHITQIEAHRYINAHVGKRKKEIELLIKNYNNGQ, encoded by the coding sequence ATGGCAATAAAAGATGAGCCGAAAACAATAAAAGTTGCAAAACCATTTGTAAAATGGGCTGGAGGGAAAGGTTCACTTGTGAAACTCCTTTCGACTCATTTACCTGATGATTTCTGTAATCAAGATAGTATTACATATATTGAGCCTTTTGTTGGTGGCGGTGCAATGTTATTTTATATGCTTACGCATTTTACTAATATACACAGAGTTGTTATCAACGATGTAAATAAAGATTTGATTTTCTGCTACAACCTCATAAAGAACAATCCTCAAACTCTTATTAAACAACTGAAGCTGATAGAAAAAGAATATTTGCAGTTACCAAATATGGATGAGAAGTCACGCTATTACTATAAGGTACGTGATGATTACAATAACAAGGAAATAATAGATAAAGAAAAAGCTGCATTTTTTTTATTCCTAAATAAGACCTGCTTTAATGGTTTATATAGAGTTAATACCAGTGGAAAGTTTAACGTTCCATTTGGTAAATACAAGAATCCTACAATATGTGATGAGAAACTTATATTGGCTGACCATAAACTGCTTGAAAAGGTTGAAATCTATACTGGGGACTATAGTAATATTACGAAACACTTGGGACAAAACTATAATTACATTTATATAGATCCACCGTATCGCCCACTATCGGGAACAGCTCACTTTAAAGAGTATTCTCATAACATATTTGATGACAAAGAGCAGGAAAGATTAAAAGAATTCTGTGATATAATGACAGATAGAGGATGTAAAATAATGCAGAGTAACTCAAACTCTATGGATAGTCATGGAGAATCTTATTTTACAAAACTCTATCAGGGATATCATATAACTCAGATAGAAGCTCACAGATACATAAATGCTCATGTAGGCAAAAGAAAAAAAGAAATAGAGTTACTTATAAAGAACTATAACAACGGACAATAA
- a CDS encoding Fic family protein: MEIERPPHISKKDLFSAMLHQPSAHVGDMIDKINETFEYWDSIKYKKCPTGCTPQQLWTFVKAARRISSIKVWDKYDVRLSLTNSMQKMCHQFDMYWGGSWGNNSIIDTNNKEQYLISSLMEEAIYSSQMEGAATTRKVAKEMLRKKMTPRDKSQQMIHNNYQTIQYIVEHKDEPLSEELLLQIHRLMTDNTMQNPEDAGRFRNNNDVVVENGITHETVHTPPSYKDIPQFIKDLCVCFNDKNPRQFIHPIIRGIVIHFMISFVHPFVDGNGRTARAIFFWYMLREGYWLTEYLSISRVIAKSKKAYEKAFLYTEADGMDIGYFVAYNLKVLEQSFQQLQNYIKRKQEEKKAASLFLRMGNFNERQAQIIKLFADDPNTLLTIKDLEVRFGVSPTTAKTDIIGLLEKNIVSEISLNKVKRAYVKGDGLDEILSKK; this comes from the coding sequence ATGGAAATAGAAAGACCTCCACATATAAGCAAGAAAGATTTATTTTCAGCAATGCTTCATCAGCCGAGTGCGCATGTAGGTGATATGATTGATAAAATCAATGAAACCTTTGAATATTGGGATTCGATAAAGTATAAGAAGTGCCCAACAGGTTGTACTCCCCAGCAGTTGTGGACCTTTGTGAAAGCTGCAAGGAGGATAAGTTCTATAAAAGTATGGGACAAGTATGATGTGAGATTAAGCTTAACGAATTCTATGCAGAAAATGTGCCACCAGTTTGATATGTATTGGGGTGGTAGCTGGGGAAATAACTCAATCATTGATACTAACAACAAAGAACAGTACTTAATCAGTTCTTTGATGGAAGAGGCTATCTACTCAAGCCAAATGGAGGGTGCTGCAACAACAAGAAAGGTGGCAAAGGAAATGCTTCGTAAGAAGATGACCCCGAGGGATAAGTCACAGCAGATGATTCATAACAACTATCAAACGATACAATATATTGTAGAGCATAAGGACGAACCTTTATCTGAAGAGTTGTTGTTGCAGATACATCGTCTTATGACGGATAATACGATGCAGAATCCCGAAGATGCAGGACGTTTTAGGAATAATAATGATGTTGTTGTCGAGAATGGTATCACTCACGAAACGGTACACACCCCTCCTTCTTATAAAGATATTCCACAGTTCATAAAGGACCTGTGTGTGTGTTTCAATGACAAGAATCCTCGCCAATTCATACATCCTATTATTCGTGGTATCGTGATCCATTTCATGATTTCATTTGTCCACCCTTTTGTTGATGGCAATGGCAGAACAGCCAGGGCGATATTCTTTTGGTATATGTTAAGAGAGGGATACTGGTTGACAGAATATCTATCTATTTCAAGGGTTATCGCAAAATCTAAGAAAGCATACGAAAAAGCCTTCCTTTATACAGAGGCTGACGGAATGGATATAGGCTACTTTGTTGCATACAATTTGAAAGTGTTGGAGCAATCATTCCAGCAACTACAAAATTACATTAAAAGAAAGCAAGAAGAGAAGAAAGCTGCAAGTCTATTCCTTCGTATGGGGAACTTCAACGAGCGTCAGGCACAAATTATCAAGCTATTTGCTGATGACCCCAATACATTGTTGACAATCAAAGACTTGGAGGTTAGATTCGGCGTAAGTCCAACAACTGCAAAGACAGATATCATCGGTTTGTTAGAAAAGAATATTGTCTCAGAAATCTCATTGAACAAAGTTAAAAGGGCTTATGTGAAAGGGGATGGCTTAGATGAAATACTATCTAAAAAGTAG
- a CDS encoding BACON domain-containing protein produces the protein MKKYISIFLLVAAAVLGTACSNDNNELPEYAAGLKVVKAQTAFNVIGGTNEVKMASEPAQAYAQDAWLTVTKKAETLLLTATTNTSPQTRNTLLVVKDTQGDSITINVQQEGITFGLPAGQDIFTDDKAVQKTMIATANVPVTYTTTGDWLSVAEQGSELTVKATENTTGKARVGWVIAKAAGLVDSLKVVQASLADFVGEYEQTAKMRNADRTLSKKTSDVRIEATGTNKANFIVDNKYTWAVDFIPGKGFKMTNGKVVAKNEVQTGVYEYFISVIVADDFSKEHETAINGTQESILLSIDDAGNLVFKEAQKLASEQTFSSYGWNRFSDTKPVMGAYRGIGEVYVQPKLTRKS, from the coding sequence AAGAAGTATATTTCTATATTCCTACTCGTTGCAGCTGCCGTTCTTGGGACGGCATGCAGCAACGATAATAACGAACTGCCTGAGTATGCTGCGGGATTGAAGGTCGTAAAGGCGCAGACGGCGTTCAACGTGATTGGTGGTACGAATGAGGTGAAGATGGCTTCTGAACCTGCTCAAGCTTATGCGCAGGATGCGTGGCTGACGGTTACGAAGAAGGCTGAGACGCTCTTGTTGACGGCTACTACCAATACCAGTCCACAAACACGTAACACGCTCTTGGTTGTCAAGGACACGCAGGGCGACTCTATCACCATTAATGTTCAACAAGAGGGTATCACCTTCGGACTCCCTGCTGGGCAGGATATCTTCACTGACGATAAGGCGGTGCAGAAGACAATGATTGCTACGGCTAACGTTCCTGTCACCTATACAACGACTGGCGACTGGCTTTCTGTTGCTGAGCAAGGTAGTGAACTGACCGTAAAGGCAACGGAGAATACTACGGGTAAGGCTCGTGTGGGATGGGTTATCGCTAAGGCTGCTGGCTTGGTTGACTCGCTGAAGGTGGTGCAGGCTTCATTGGCTGACTTCGTTGGCGAATACGAGCAGACGGCAAAGATGCGTAATGCTGACCGTACTCTGTCTAAGAAGACTTCTGACGTGCGCATCGAGGCGACAGGTACCAATAAGGCGAACTTCATCGTTGACAACAAATACACGTGGGCAGTAGACTTCATTCCTGGTAAGGGTTTCAAGATGACCAATGGTAAGGTCGTTGCTAAGAACGAGGTGCAGACTGGTGTTTACGAATACTTTATCTCTGTCATCGTGGCTGACGACTTTAGTAAGGAGCATGAGACGGCTATCAATGGTACGCAGGAAAGCATCCTCCTCTCTATTGACGATGCTGGCAACCTTGTCTTCAAGGAGGCTCAGAAACTTGCCTCTGAGCAAACCTTCTCCTCTTACGGTTGGAACCGCTTCTCTGATACCAAACCAGTCATGGGTGCCTACCGTGGTATCGGTGAGGTCTATGTGCAGCCGAAACTTACAAGGAAGAGTTGA